A part of Desulfomicrobium baculatum DSM 4028 genomic DNA contains:
- a CDS encoding tetratricopeptide repeat protein, with the protein MRGALRTMGLNYDSLSVAHVSSDIWKKCRDLLEERSQVVMFIESKINGRSNVFDFKSLKDSFGNRLKIICITPEVSEEHVSFIAENDVDSIIVKPISINNIIQKIAFAIKPSNIFQTEVENIKILIEKKEYDQAQLKIDILLEEKPSSSICMILKGDIARKNGDIKNAEIYYKEAVKESRLNLKPLQKLADLYEEIEESKEYIKYLLLMDKISPLNHKRKINIGEQYSKTGEDEKAKKFYSDAVNIVRSQANDMLASTLMDIGVKLREVNPEQSILFMNQALETKGADMTREDLWMVIEMGVSLRKKGDWKGAVQTYQQALNVIPNEAGLHYNMGMAYAQGKEHYKAVCEFEKAIAASSDILQESPLIPFNIGMVYFQMNRLQEVERFMKAALKCDPNFERAKTILGKIGSKAE; encoded by the coding sequence ATGCGCGGAGCATTGCGCACCATGGGGCTGAACTACGATTCTTTATCCGTAGCCCATGTTTCTTCCGATATTTGGAAAAAGTGCAGGGACCTTTTGGAAGAAAGGTCGCAAGTGGTCATGTTTATCGAATCGAAAATCAATGGAAGATCGAATGTTTTCGACTTTAAGTCCTTGAAGGACAGCTTTGGAAACAGGCTGAAGATAATATGCATAACACCTGAAGTTTCAGAAGAGCATGTATCTTTTATTGCTGAAAACGATGTTGATTCAATAATAGTCAAACCTATTTCAATAAACAACATAATACAAAAAATAGCATTTGCTATAAAGCCTTCCAATATTTTTCAAACTGAAGTCGAGAATATTAAGATTTTGATAGAGAAAAAAGAGTATGATCAGGCTCAATTAAAAATTGATATTCTTCTTGAAGAGAAGCCGAGTAGTTCTATATGTATGATTTTGAAGGGTGATATTGCCAGGAAGAATGGTGATATAAAAAATGCAGAAATATACTATAAAGAAGCTGTAAAGGAGTCTAGGCTTAATCTGAAGCCTTTGCAGAAGCTTGCGGATTTGTATGAAGAAATTGAAGAGTCAAAGGAATATATCAAATATCTTCTGCTCATGGATAAGATTTCTCCTTTGAACCATAAACGTAAAATCAATATCGGCGAACAGTACAGCAAGACCGGCGAGGACGAGAAAGCCAAGAAATTTTATTCTGATGCGGTAAATATCGTGCGCTCGCAGGCCAACGATATGCTGGCCTCCACGCTCATGGATATTGGCGTGAAGCTGCGTGAGGTGAACCCCGAGCAGAGCATCCTGTTCATGAATCAGGCCCTTGAGACGAAGGGTGCCGACATGACCCGCGAAGATTTGTGGATGGTCATCGAGATGGGGGTGTCGCTGCGCAAGAAGGGTGACTGGAAGGGCGCGGTGCAGACCTACCAGCAGGCGCTGAACGTGATTCCCAACGAAGCGGGACTGCACTACAATATGGGCATGGCTTATGCGCAGGGTAAAGAGCATTACAAGGCCGTCTGCGAGTTCGAAAAGGCGATAGCCGCTTCTTCGGACATTCTTCAGGAATCGCCGCTTATCCCTTTCAATATCGGAATGGTCTATTTCCAGATGAACCGATTGCAGGAAGTGGAGCGGTTCATGAAAGCAGCATTGAAGTGCGATCCGAATTTCGAACGTGCCAAGACGATTCTCGGAAAAATAGGCTCCAAAGCGGAGTGA
- a CDS encoding ATP-binding protein, with product MPLSPSSFEDPHDLLMGAPIGIFTSSPEGRYLSANPAMARIFGYASPQALVAASAEVGTGSHADSAEGGAFLRLLDVQDEIFDRETRHLRRDGSEVWVSTSARAVRDSSGKTLHFLGFVTEITPRKQVEAVLAHERNLYRDLVASQPAGVYRLRVLAQKPWGPEEWVEKLESNYTLEMVSDRFCEILGATREECQANASIVIERMHSEDRADFVARNVLAVESLSRFTWEGRIESADGDRWVHFESVPRSLDNGDVLWTGILLDISGFKQAERASDQRARELAALHELSMVVSSSLSLDQIVAASVRVVRETTGSDMVYLFLRQGERLLLQAVCPQDSEMLLHEVHEHRVGECLCGLAVLDGEPQYSNDILSDDRCTRQECKEAGILSFAALPLRDGRDVIGVMGLASRTPRDFHPQSEFLETQAHQVSIALVNARLYEKANQELDNRIQAEKTLREREEFIRTVLDNLPVGVAVNTVSPDVRFEYMNELFPRFYGTTRESITAPEGFWEAAYPEPEFRGKIRGMVTAGCASGSQERMCWADVPIMRQDETRFVTARNIPLPGTNLMISTVWDVTERKQAEQAMARAKDAAESASQAKNEFLANMSHELRTPLNGVMAMMQLLEMTPLNGEQTEYVHLARKSSERLTRLLSDLLDISRIEAGKVEIREEAFAVQELLQSVSELFNTSAQSKGVSLELSTDPSVPPRLKGDAARLRQVLFNLVGNALKFTDQGFVRVELTALPPRGLEQCRILFSVMDTGIGIPSEKQHDLFTPFFQVEGAYTRRYQGAGLGLAIVRRLVELMGGHITLDSIFGEGTEVHVALPLGLTESEADALASAEDFEPLPVMRVLLAEDEPINALAASRMINRDGHEVIVAENGRQVLNLLEEREFDCILMDIQMPVMDGEETTRAIRSSGKAYASIPIIALTAYSMSGDREKFLTAGMNDYLSKPFKIEELRRTFRRCAGIAGRGTG from the coding sequence ATGCCACTATCACCATCGAGTTTTGAAGATCCCCACGACCTGTTGATGGGCGCTCCCATCGGCATATTCACGTCCTCGCCCGAAGGCCGCTACCTGTCCGCGAATCCGGCCATGGCCCGGATTTTTGGCTATGCGTCGCCCCAGGCCTTGGTCGCTGCATCCGCAGAGGTTGGAACGGGCAGCCATGCCGATTCTGCCGAGGGGGGCGCGTTCCTGCGGCTTCTGGACGTTCAGGACGAAATTTTCGACCGGGAAACCCGTCATCTGCGCCGGGACGGTTCCGAGGTCTGGGTGTCCACCAGCGCGCGGGCCGTGCGCGACAGCTCCGGAAAAACGCTGCATTTTTTGGGTTTCGTCACGGAGATCACGCCCCGCAAGCAGGTCGAGGCGGTCCTGGCCCACGAACGGAACCTGTACCGCGATCTTGTCGCCTCGCAGCCTGCCGGAGTGTACAGGTTGCGCGTTTTGGCCCAAAAGCCATGGGGCCCGGAAGAGTGGGTTGAAAAGCTGGAATCCAACTACACGCTTGAAATGGTCAGCGACCGGTTCTGCGAAATCCTGGGCGCGACCCGGGAAGAGTGCCAAGCTAACGCGAGTATCGTGATCGAGCGCATGCATTCCGAGGACAGGGCGGATTTCGTGGCCAGGAACGTTCTGGCCGTGGAGTCGCTGTCGCGCTTCACCTGGGAGGGACGGATCGAGAGCGCCGATGGGGATCGCTGGGTCCACTTCGAATCCGTGCCCAGGTCCCTGGACAACGGGGATGTGCTCTGGACCGGCATTCTGCTGGACATCTCCGGGTTCAAGCAGGCCGAGCGGGCATCGGACCAGAGGGCCCGTGAGCTGGCCGCTCTGCATGAGTTGAGCATGGTCGTCAGTTCCTCGCTGTCCCTGGACCAGATCGTGGCAGCCTCGGTGCGCGTGGTCCGGGAGACCACGGGTTCCGACATGGTCTATCTGTTCCTCCGGCAGGGAGAGCGTCTGCTGCTTCAGGCAGTGTGTCCGCAGGATTCGGAAATGTTGCTGCATGAAGTTCATGAACACCGGGTCGGGGAGTGCTTGTGCGGGCTGGCGGTGCTGGACGGCGAGCCGCAGTACTCCAACGACATTCTCAGCGATGACCGCTGCACCAGGCAGGAATGCAAGGAGGCCGGTATCCTGTCCTTCGCGGCGCTGCCGCTTCGCGACGGCCGGGATGTCATCGGCGTCATGGGACTGGCTTCCCGCACGCCCAGGGATTTTCATCCCCAGTCCGAATTTCTGGAGACCCAAGCCCATCAGGTGTCTATCGCCCTGGTCAATGCGCGCCTCTATGAGAAGGCCAACCAGGAGCTGGACAACCGCATCCAGGCCGAAAAGACCTTGCGAGAGCGTGAGGAATTCATCCGCACCGTGCTGGACAATCTGCCCGTAGGCGTGGCCGTGAACACGGTTTCTCCGGACGTCAGGTTCGAGTACATGAATGAGCTCTTCCCCAGGTTTTACGGAACGACCAGGGAGTCTATCACCGCCCCCGAGGGATTCTGGGAGGCCGCGTATCCCGAACCGGAATTCCGGGGAAAGATTCGCGGGATGGTCACGGCAGGCTGCGCCAGCGGGAGCCAGGAGCGCATGTGCTGGGCTGATGTGCCCATCATGCGGCAGGACGAGACCCGCTTCGTCACCGCCCGCAACATCCCGCTGCCGGGCACGAACCTGATGATTTCGACGGTCTGGGACGTGACCGAACGTAAGCAGGCGGAGCAGGCCATGGCCAGGGCCAAGGATGCGGCCGAGTCCGCCAGCCAGGCTAAAAACGAATTCCTGGCCAACATGAGCCATGAGCTGCGTACCCCCTTGAACGGCGTCATGGCCATGATGCAGCTCTTGGAGATGACGCCTTTGAACGGCGAGCAGACGGAGTACGTGCATCTGGCCAGAAAGTCGTCCGAGCGGCTGACTCGCCTGCTGAGCGATCTGCTGGACATCTCGCGTATCGAGGCCGGCAAGGTCGAGATACGCGAGGAGGCGTTTGCGGTTCAGGAGCTGCTCCAGTCCGTTTCCGAACTGTTCAACACCAGCGCGCAGAGCAAGGGCGTGTCTCTGGAGCTGTCGACGGATCCTTCCGTGCCGCCCAGGCTCAAGGGTGACGCGGCCAGGCTCAGGCAGGTGCTTTTCAACCTGGTGGGGAACGCCCTGAAATTCACGGACCAGGGCTTCGTGCGCGTGGAGCTGACGGCGCTTCCCCCTAGGGGTCTGGAACAGTGCCGCATTCTGTTTTCCGTGATGGATACGGGCATCGGCATCCCTTCGGAAAAACAGCACGATCTGTTCACCCCCTTCTTCCAGGTCGAAGGCGCCTACACTCGCAGGTACCAGGGCGCCGGGCTGGGATTGGCCATAGTCAGGCGGCTGGTCGAGCTCATGGGCGGACATATCACTCTGGACAGCATTTTCGGAGAGGGGACGGAGGTCCACGTCGCGCTGCCGCTGGGCCTGACCGAGAGCGAGGCGGACGCCTTGGCGAGCGCCGAGGATTTTGAACCCCTGCCCGTCATGCGCGTGTTGCTGGCCGAGGATGAGCCGATCAACGCCCTGGCCGCGAGCAGGATGATCAACCGGGATGGACATGAGGTTATTGTGGCCGAGAACGGGCGGCAGGTCCTTAATCTGCTCGAAGAACGGGAGTTCGACTGCATCCTGATGGACATCCAGATGCCGGTCATGGACGGTGAGGAGACAACCAGGGCGATCAGGTCCTCCGGCAAGGCCTATGCAAGCATCCCCATCATCGCCCTGACCGCCTACTCCATGAGCGGAGACCGCGAGAAGTTCCTGACGGCCGGAATGAACGACTATCTGTCCAAACCGTTCAAAATCGAGGAATTACGCAGGACTTTCAGACGTTGCGCAGGCATTGCGGGCCGAGGGACCGGGTAA
- a CDS encoding LeuA family protein — MLIDTTLREGAQMFGTSIPQEAKIRIAGRIADMGVEEIEIGWMGQEGLDEVVKALRGRGVTCDLSVWSPCRTVDVYRAAGLSIDTINIGLPVSDLHIAERLRTDRDGLTRMLRETVGLAHSCGIRRISIGLEDVTRADQDFALSMARMAKELGAARIRLADTLGVMTPTRIAELVRFFAQSVDMEIAIHCHNDFGMATANAITALEAGAHWADVSVLGIGERSGISALEEVAGHLRLVQGYDIYDMNLVRALCDLVAEYARIPVARNRPMSGGDIFAAESGLHVDGILKNPALFEPYDPAQTGAKRILALGAKAGRGAVRTMLRQVGLKGPLHSIGNMVDTIRERAHRTGRPLTQGEVQALAKHQECLDGGIC, encoded by the coding sequence ATGCTCATCGACACGACACTCAGGGAAGGGGCGCAAATGTTCGGGACCAGCATCCCGCAGGAAGCCAAGATCCGCATTGCCGGCCGCATCGCGGACATGGGCGTGGAAGAGATAGAGATCGGCTGGATGGGCCAGGAGGGGTTGGATGAAGTGGTGAAGGCGCTACGGGGCAGGGGCGTGACCTGCGACCTGAGCGTCTGGTCGCCCTGCCGCACCGTGGACGTGTACAGGGCTGCGGGCCTTAGCATCGATACGATCAATATCGGCCTGCCCGTCTCCGACCTGCATATCGCCGAGCGGCTGCGCACGGACCGGGACGGCCTGACCCGCATGCTGCGCGAGACCGTGGGGCTGGCCCACTCCTGCGGCATCCGGCGCATCAGCATCGGCCTCGAGGACGTGACCCGAGCCGATCAGGACTTCGCCCTGTCCATGGCCCGCATGGCCAAGGAGCTCGGCGCCGCGCGCATCCGCCTGGCCGACACGCTTGGCGTCATGACCCCGACCCGCATCGCCGAACTGGTGCGCTTCTTTGCGCAAAGCGTGGACATGGAGATCGCCATCCACTGCCACAACGATTTCGGCATGGCCACGGCCAACGCCATCACGGCCCTGGAGGCGGGCGCGCACTGGGCGGATGTCTCGGTGCTGGGGATTGGCGAGCGCTCGGGCATCTCGGCCCTGGAGGAAGTGGCCGGACACCTGCGGCTGGTGCAGGGCTACGATATCTACGACATGAATCTGGTGCGCGCTCTATGCGATCTGGTGGCCGAATACGCCCGCATTCCGGTGGCCCGCAACCGGCCCATGTCCGGCGGCGACATCTTCGCGGCCGAATCAGGCCTGCATGTCGACGGCATTTTGAAAAACCCGGCCCTGTTCGAACCCTACGACCCGGCCCAGACAGGAGCCAAACGCATCCTGGCCCTCGGCGCCAAGGCCGGACGGGGAGCGGTCAGGACCATGCTGCGCCAGGTGGGCCTTAAAGGACCGCTACACTCCATCGGCAACATGGTCGACACCATCCGCGAACGCGCCCACCGCACAGGCCGCCCCTTGACCCAAGGCGAAGTGCAGGCCCTGGCCAAGCATCAGGAATGCCTGGACGGCGGAATCTGCTGA
- the nifH gene encoding nitrogenase iron protein: protein MRKIAIYGKGGIGKSTTTQNTVAGLSELGKKIMVVGCDPKADSTRLLLGGLAQKSVLDTLRDEGEDVELADIRKAGFNGTWCVESGGPEPGVGCAGRGIITSINMLESLGAYHESEALDYAFYDVLGDVVCGGFAMPIRDGKAEEIYIVCSGEMMAMYAANNICKGIMKYAESGSVRLGGLICNSRNVDNEREMIEELAKKIGTQMIYFVPRDNDVQRAEINRMTVIEWNPKAPQADHYRNLAKAIDQNTNFVVPKPLEIQELEQLLMDFGLLEAV, encoded by the coding sequence ATGAGGAAGATCGCAATTTACGGAAAGGGCGGCATCGGCAAATCCACCACCACGCAGAACACCGTCGCGGGCCTGTCTGAACTCGGCAAGAAGATCATGGTTGTCGGTTGCGACCCCAAGGCCGACTCGACTCGCTTGCTCCTCGGTGGCCTGGCCCAGAAGTCTGTTCTGGATACCCTGCGCGACGAAGGCGAAGACGTTGAACTGGCCGACATCCGCAAAGCCGGCTTCAACGGCACCTGGTGCGTCGAGTCCGGCGGACCCGAGCCGGGCGTTGGTTGCGCCGGCCGCGGCATCATCACCTCCATCAACATGCTTGAGTCCCTTGGCGCCTATCACGAGTCGGAAGCCCTGGATTACGCGTTCTACGACGTTCTGGGCGACGTTGTGTGCGGCGGGTTCGCCATGCCCATCCGCGATGGCAAGGCCGAAGAGATCTACATCGTCTGTTCCGGCGAGATGATGGCCATGTATGCGGCCAACAACATCTGCAAGGGCATCATGAAGTACGCCGAATCCGGCAGTGTGCGTCTGGGCGGATTGATCTGCAACTCCCGCAACGTCGATAACGAACGCGAGATGATCGAAGAGCTGGCCAAGAAGATCGGCACCCAGATGATCTATTTCGTGCCCCGCGACAACGACGTGCAGCGCGCCGAGATCAACCGCATGACCGTCATCGAATGGAACCCCAAGGCTCCCCAAGCCGATCACTACCGCAACCTGGCCAAGGCCATCGACCAGAACACGAATTTTGTTGTTCCGAAGCCTCTTGAAATCCAGGAATTGGAACAGCTCTTGATGGATTTCGGCCTGCTCGAAGCCGTGTAA
- a CDS encoding P-II family nitrogen regulator — MIMVRAIVRPEKSDDVLAALMDAGFPAVTKYSVAGRGKQRGIKIGEVTYDEIPKTMLMSVVKAEDKDFVISVIMKAARSGAKGAFGDGKIFVSEVGDVYTISSGICDSAPAGSAPAGA; from the coding sequence ATGATCATGGTCAGAGCAATCGTACGTCCCGAAAAGTCCGATGACGTCCTCGCAGCCCTCATGGATGCGGGCTTCCCGGCGGTGACCAAATATTCCGTGGCCGGTCGCGGCAAGCAGCGCGGCATCAAGATCGGCGAAGTGACCTACGACGAGATTCCCAAGACCATGCTCATGAGCGTGGTCAAGGCCGAGGACAAGGACTTCGTCATCAGCGTGATCATGAAGGCCGCCCGCAGCGGCGCCAAGGGCGCTTTCGGCGACGGCAAGATTTTCGTCAGCGAAGTGGGCGACGTCTACACCATCAGCTCCGGCATCTGTGACAGCGCCCCCGCAGGAAGCGCCCCCGCAGGAGCATAG
- a CDS encoding P-II family nitrogen regulator, with amino-acid sequence MKEVIAVIRMNMMNKTKKALQDAGVVAFFAHEAFGRGKGLVDVKPLEGARKGIEEAVAVLGEKGKLYPKRMLTVVVTDDLVPEVVKVITDTNKTGQPGDGKIFVLPMIDAVRVRTGEKGAKSIE; translated from the coding sequence ATGAAAGAAGTGATCGCGGTCATCCGCATGAACATGATGAACAAGACAAAGAAGGCTTTGCAGGACGCGGGCGTGGTCGCTTTCTTCGCCCACGAGGCTTTCGGTCGCGGCAAGGGCCTGGTGGACGTGAAGCCTCTTGAGGGAGCCAGAAAGGGCATCGAGGAAGCGGTGGCCGTGCTGGGGGAAAAGGGCAAACTCTACCCCAAACGCATGCTGACCGTCGTGGTCACCGATGATCTTGTGCCCGAAGTGGTCAAGGTCATCACCGACACCAACAAGACCGGCCAGCCCGGCGACGGCAAGATTTTCGTTTTGCCCATGATCGACGCGGTGCGGGTCAGGACCGGAGAAAAGGGCGCCAAGTCCATTGAATAG
- the nifD gene encoding nitrogenase molybdenum-iron protein alpha chain, which produces MSSAAKKLVNWTPTDIKADMLAKYPPKVARKRASQILINEALGNETPEISANVRTIPGIITMRGCTYAGCKGVILGPTRDIVNITHGPIGCGFYSWLTRRNQTDASAEGAENFMPYCFSTDMQDQDIIFGGEKKLQAAIQEAYDLFHPKAIAIFATCPVGLIGDDIHAVARKMKAKFGDCNVFAFSCEGYKGVSQSAGHHIANNKIFSEVVGENDAEKPGQFKINLLGEYNIGGDGFEIDRILKKCGITNISTFSGNSTYDQFASAHKADLSAVMCHRSINYVADMLETKFGIPWIKVNFIGAKSTAKSLRKIAEYFGDPGLTARVEEVIAEEMPAVEAVISDVLPRTTGKTAMLFVGGSRAHHYQDLFAEMGMKTLAAGYEFAHRDDYEGRHVIPNLKVDADSRNIEEIEVEADEKRYAPRKTSEEMARLEAAGLKFKEYEGLIPDMDHQTLVIDDLNQYEAEKLVEIVKPDIFCAGVKEKFSIQKLGIPMKQLHSYDSGGPYAGFQGAVNFYHEIDRLVNSKVWSYMKAPWQESPELSATYVWE; this is translated from the coding sequence ATGTCATCAGCTGCAAAAAAGCTCGTCAACTGGACGCCCACCGACATCAAGGCGGACATGCTCGCCAAGTATCCGCCCAAGGTGGCCAGAAAGCGCGCTTCCCAGATTCTCATCAACGAGGCGCTCGGCAACGAAACGCCTGAAATATCGGCCAATGTGCGCACCATCCCCGGCATCATCACCATGCGCGGCTGCACCTACGCCGGATGCAAGGGCGTTATCCTCGGGCCCACCCGCGACATCGTCAACATCACCCACGGCCCCATCGGCTGCGGCTTCTACTCCTGGCTGACCCGCCGCAACCAGACCGACGCATCGGCCGAGGGCGCGGAAAACTTCATGCCATACTGCTTTTCCACGGACATGCAGGACCAGGACATCATCTTCGGCGGCGAGAAGAAACTGCAGGCCGCCATCCAGGAAGCCTACGACCTCTTCCATCCCAAGGCCATCGCCATCTTCGCGACCTGTCCCGTCGGCCTCATCGGCGACGACATCCACGCCGTGGCGCGCAAGATGAAGGCCAAATTCGGCGACTGCAACGTCTTCGCCTTCAGCTGTGAAGGATACAAGGGCGTCAGCCAGTCCGCCGGCCACCACATCGCCAACAACAAGATCTTCAGCGAAGTGGTGGGCGAGAACGATGCCGAGAAGCCCGGCCAGTTCAAGATCAACCTCCTGGGCGAATACAACATCGGCGGCGATGGGTTCGAGATCGACCGTATCCTTAAAAAATGCGGCATCACCAACATCTCCACCTTCTCCGGCAACTCGACCTACGACCAGTTCGCCTCGGCCCACAAGGCCGACCTGTCCGCGGTCATGTGCCACCGCTCTATAAACTACGTGGCCGACATGCTTGAAACCAAGTTCGGCATCCCGTGGATCAAGGTCAACTTCATCGGCGCCAAGTCCACGGCCAAGTCCCTGCGCAAGATCGCGGAATATTTCGGCGATCCGGGCCTGACCGCCCGCGTGGAAGAGGTCATCGCCGAAGAAATGCCCGCCGTGGAAGCCGTCATCAGCGACGTGCTGCCCCGCACCACGGGCAAGACGGCCATGCTCTTCGTCGGCGGCTCCCGCGCCCATCATTACCAGGACCTCTTTGCCGAGATGGGCATGAAGACCCTGGCCGCCGGTTACGAGTTCGCCCACCGCGACGACTACGAAGGCCGCCACGTCATCCCGAATTTGAAGGTCGATGCCGACAGCCGCAACATCGAGGAAATCGAGGTCGAGGCGGACGAGAAGCGTTACGCCCCGCGCAAGACCTCCGAAGAGATGGCCAGGCTCGAAGCCGCCGGTTTGAAGTTCAAGGAATACGAAGGCCTGATCCCGGACATGGACCACCAGACTCTCGTTATCGACGACCTCAACCAGTACGAGGCCGAAAAGCTGGTCGAGATCGTGAAGCCCGACATCTTTTGCGCAGGCGTCAAGGAGAAGTTCTCCATCCAGAAGCTGGGCATCCCCATGAAACAGCTGCACAGCTACGATTCCGGCGGTCCCTATGCGGGATTTCAGGGCGCGGTCAATTTCTATCACGAAATCGACCGTCTCGTGAACAGCAAGGTCTGGAGCTACATGAAGGCCCCCTGGCAGGAAAGCCCGGAACTGTCCGCCACGTACGTGTGGGAATAA
- the nifK gene encoding nitrogenase molybdenum-iron protein subunit beta yields the protein MLLRHTPKEIKERSALAINPAKTCQPIGAMYAALGIHGCLPHSHGSQGCCAYHRSALTRHYKEPVSAATSSFTEGASVFGGGANLVSAIENIFTVYEPDVIAVHTTCLSETIGDDLPQMTDKAKKSGKVPEGKHVIYANTPSYVGSHVTGFSNMVKGMAKGFAVNTGRKNGRVNIIPGWVEPSDMEEVRRLATLMGLDIILFPDTSGVLNGALTGEYKMFPDGGTPVADLVAAGDAIGTLALGEWCSADAARWLDTQCKVPCTVLDMPFGLKATDRFIDTLRKVAGVSVPDTVAFERGQLVDLISDMHQYFYGKKVALVGDPDQVIALTEFLVSLDMKPVHIVTGTPGNKFEKRIDEITAEAGYKANVKAGGDMFLLHQWIKNEPVDLIIGNTYCKYIARDEDIPFLRFGFPILDRVGHQYFPTVGYKGGLHMLTRILDLILTRTDRDETEEKFELVY from the coding sequence ATGCTACTGAGACATACACCCAAAGAAATAAAGGAACGCAGCGCCCTGGCCATCAATCCGGCCAAGACCTGTCAGCCCATCGGGGCCATGTACGCGGCGCTGGGCATCCACGGCTGCCTGCCGCACTCCCACGGCTCCCAGGGCTGCTGCGCCTACCACCGCAGCGCCCTGACCCGGCACTACAAGGAACCCGTCTCGGCGGCCACCAGCTCTTTCACTGAAGGCGCCTCGGTCTTCGGCGGCGGCGCGAACCTGGTTTCGGCCATCGAGAACATCTTCACTGTTTATGAGCCCGACGTCATCGCCGTGCACACCACCTGCCTGTCCGAGACCATCGGCGACGACCTGCCCCAGATGACCGACAAGGCCAAAAAGAGCGGCAAGGTGCCGGAAGGCAAGCACGTCATATACGCCAACACCCCCAGCTACGTCGGCTCCCACGTCACGGGCTTCTCCAACATGGTCAAGGGCATGGCCAAGGGCTTTGCCGTGAACACCGGCAGGAAGAACGGCCGCGTGAACATCATTCCCGGTTGGGTCGAACCTTCCGACATGGAAGAAGTGAGGCGTCTGGCGACCCTCATGGGCCTTGATATCATCCTTTTCCCCGACACCTCCGGCGTCCTGAACGGCGCCCTGACCGGCGAGTACAAGATGTTCCCCGATGGCGGCACCCCGGTCGCGGACCTCGTGGCCGCAGGCGACGCCATTGGCACCCTGGCTCTTGGGGAATGGTGCTCGGCCGATGCGGCGCGCTGGCTCGATACCCAGTGCAAGGTGCCCTGCACGGTGCTGGACATGCCTTTTGGCCTCAAAGCCACGGACCGCTTCATCGACACCCTGCGCAAGGTCGCTGGGGTCAGCGTGCCCGACACCGTCGCCTTCGAGCGCGGCCAGCTCGTGGACCTCATCTCCGACATGCACCAGTACTTCTACGGCAAGAAGGTGGCCCTGGTCGGCGACCCCGACCAGGTCATCGCCCTGACCGAATTCCTGGTTTCGCTGGACATGAAGCCCGTGCACATCGTCACCGGAACCCCCGGCAACAAGTTCGAGAAGCGCATCGACGAGATCACGGCCGAGGCCGGCTACAAGGCCAACGTGAAGGCGGGTGGGGACATGTTCCTCCTGCACCAGTGGATCAAGAACGAGCCCGTCGATCTCATCATCGGCAACACCTACTGCAAGTACATCGCCCGCGATGAGGACATCCCTTTCCTGCGCTTCGGCTTCCCCATCCTGGACCGCGTCGGCCACCAGTACTTCCCGACGGTTGGCTACAAGGGCGGACTGCACATGCTGACCAGGATTCTCGATCTTATCCTGACCCGCACGGATCGTGATGAAACAGAAGAGAAGTTTGAACTTGTCTACTAG
- a CDS encoding NifB/NifX family molybdenum-iron cluster-binding protein, whose protein sequence is MTYPPPQAHRPLVAVASSTGKTVDMHLGQASEFRIYGRDQGMVGLIGTRPAPAPGGGSIRWEGVAEVLSDCTYLLVASVGPKPVAALAAQGLTVIEAEGFVLSLVRQLYGATD, encoded by the coding sequence ATGACGTATCCCCCTCCACAAGCACACCGCCCTTTGGTGGCCGTGGCCAGCAGTACCGGCAAGACCGTCGACATGCATCTCGGCCAGGCCAGTGAGTTCAGGATCTATGGCCGCGATCAGGGCATGGTCGGGCTCATCGGGACCAGGCCCGCTCCGGCTCCCGGCGGTGGAAGCATTCGCTGGGAAGGGGTGGCCGAGGTCCTGAGCGACTGCACCTATCTGCTGGTTGCGAGCGTGGGGCCAAAACCCGTTGCGGCTCTTGCCGCCCAAGGCCTCACTGTCATCGAGGCCGAGGGCTTTGTGCTCAGCCTGGTGCGTCAGCTCTATGGCGCTACGGATTGA
- a CDS encoding (2Fe-2S) ferredoxin domain-containing protein produces MAIPERQILVCQSFRVGGDPKGVCFKQTDGFLQYLEEEILARGLDILITATGCMKLCEKGPVMVVQPDNWWFGGVSSEEAIDAILDGIEAGEPCAEYHLG; encoded by the coding sequence ATGGCGATTCCAGAAAGACAGATCCTCGTGTGCCAGAGCTTTCGCGTCGGCGGCGATCCCAAGGGCGTGTGTTTCAAGCAGACCGACGGCTTCCTGCAGTACCTCGAAGAAGAGATCCTGGCCCGGGGGCTCGATATCCTGATCACGGCCACGGGCTGCATGAAGCTGTGCGAGAAGGGGCCGGTCATGGTCGTCCAGCCCGACAACTGGTGGTTCGGCGGCGTCAGCAGCGAAGAAGCCATCGACGCCATCCTGGACGGGATCGAGGCGGGCGAGCCCTGCGCCGAGTATCATCTGGGCTAG